Proteins encoded by one window of Glycine soja cultivar W05 chromosome 15, ASM419377v2, whole genome shotgun sequence:
- the LOC114387890 gene encoding probable NOT transcription complex subunit VIP2 isoform X5, protein MGLLQIFRMVLGVLLLRHSLVLAAGSIQGLHNIHGNFNVPNMPSTLTSRNSTINSVPTGGGVQQPSASLSSGRFASNNLPVALSQLSHGSSHGHSGVNSRGGISVVGNPGFNSSTNGVAGPIPGILPTSAAIGNRNAVPGLGVSPILGNAGPRITSSMGNMVGGGNIGRISSGGLSVPGLASRLNLSGNTGSGGLGVQGQNRLMSGVLPQGSPQVISMLGNSYPSAGGPLSQSHVQTVNNLNSMGMLNDVNSGDSTPFDINDFPQLTSRPSSAGGPQGQLGSLRKQGLPIVQQNQEFSIQNEDFPALPGFKGGNSDFAMDMYQKEQLHDNTVSMMQSQHFSQMGRSAGFSLGGSYPSHRTQQQQQHAPSVSSNGVSFSSVNNQDLLHLHGTDIFPSSHSTYHSQTSGPPGIGLRPLNSPNTVSGMGSYDQLIQQYQQHQNQSQFRLQQMSAANQSFRDQGMKSMQTAQSSPDPFGALGLFSVVHISDPNLKYLAHGIDLTTLGLNLNSSENLYKTFRSPWSDEPAKGDPEFSVLQCYYVKQPPALHQGYFSKFSVETLFYIFYSMPKDEAQLYAANELYKRGWFYHKEHRLWFIRVPNMEPLVKTNTYERGSYHCFDPNTFETVRKDNFVLHYEMVEKRPSVPQH, encoded by the exons ATGGGTCTGCTTCAAATCTTCCGGATGGTGCTGGGCGTTCTTTTGCTACGTCATTCTCTG GTTCTTGCTGCAGGTTCTATTCAGGGATTGCACAACATTCATGGGAACTTTAATGTACCCAATATGCCCAGTACACTCACATCAAGAAACTCAACAATAAATAGTGTTCCAACTGGGGGAGGAGTTCAGCAACCTTCGGCAAGCCTTTCTAGTGGAAGATTTGCATCAAATAATCTACCTGTTGCTCTGTCACAG CTATCTCATGGAAGCTCCCATGGACATTCAGGAGTCAACAGCAGAGGAGGTATAAGTGTTGTAGGAAATCCTGGATTTAATAGTAGCACAAATGGAGTTGCTGGTCCTATTCCTGGGATTCTTCCAACTTCTGCTGCAATTGGTAACCGAAATGCTGTTCCAGGATTGGGAGTATCCCCAATTTTGGGAAATGCAGGTCCCCGAATCACTAGTTCGATGGGAAACATGGTCGGTGGAGGGAACATTGGGAGGATAAGCTCTGGAGGATTGTCTGTTCCAGGTCTTGCTTCTCGTCTAAATTTAAGTGGAAACACTGGATCTGGTGGTTTAGGTGTGCAAGGACAAAATAGATTGATGAGTGGTGTGCTTCCACAAG GATCTCCACAGGTAATTTCAATGCTAGGAAATTCCTATCCTAGTGCTGGAGGTCCGCTTTCACAAAGTCATGTTCAAACAGTAAATAACTTGAACTCTATGGGGATGCTGAATGATGTGAATTCCGGTGACAGTACACCTTTTGACATCAATGACTTTCCTCAACTGACCAGTCGTCCTAGTTCTGCTGGTGGGCCTCAAGGACAGTTGG GTTCTTTACGAAAACAGGGTCTTCCCATTGTCCAACAAAACCAAGAGTTTAGTATTCAAAATGAAGACTTCCCAGCTTTACCAGGATTCAAAG GTGGTAATTCAGATTTTGCTATGGATATGTACCAGAAAGAACAACTTCATGATAATACTGTGTCAATGATGCAATCTCAACATTTCTCC CAGATGGGGAGGTCTGCTGGTTTCAGTTTGGGAGGATCATATCCATCACATCGTACACAACAGCAACAGCAGCATGCCCCTTCTGTCAGTAGCAATGGTGTCTCATTTTCATCTGTAAACAATCAAGATCTTCTCCATCTGCATGGAACGGATATTTTTCCATCTTCACACTCAACATATCATTCCCAG ACCAGTGGGCCTCCTGGCATTGGACTAAGGCCTCTGAATTCTCCAAATACGGTTTCTGGTATGGGTTCATATGACCAGCTTATCCAGCAGTATCAACAGCACCAGAACCAGTCCCAGTTCCGCCTTCAGCAGATGTCAGCTGCAAATCAGTCTTTTAGGGATCAGGGCATGAAGTCTATGCAAACTGCTCAATCTAGTCCAGATCCATTTGGTGCACTTGGCTTGTTCAGTGTAGTCCATATAAGTGATCCTAACCTGAAATATCTTGCTCATGGGATTGATCTTACAACACTTGGGTTGAATTTGAATTCATCAGAAAACCTTTACAAGACTTTTCGGTCCCCGTGGTCTGATGAACCAGCCAAGGGTGATCCAGAGTTCAGTGTGTTACAATGTTATTATGTTAAACAGCCTCCTGCTCTTCAT CAAGGTTATTTTTCAAAGTTTTCGGTGGAAACtttgttttacatattttaCAG CATGCCCAAAGATGAAGCACAACTATACGCGGCAAATGAACT TTACAAACGTGGTTGGTTTTATCATAAAGAGCATCGTTTATGGTTTATAAGAGTTCCCAACATGGAGCCGCTTGTCAAAACAAACACATACGAGAGAGGATCTTACCACTGTTTTGATCCAAACACATTTGAAACAGTCCGGaag GATAATTTTGTTCTTCATTATGAAATGGTGGAAAAGAGACCGTCTGTGCCTCAACATtga
- the LOC114387890 gene encoding probable NOT transcription complex subunit VIP2 isoform X3, with translation MSSLLNSSLNGSASNLPDGAGRSFATSFSGQSGVASPVFHHSGSIQGLHNIHGNFNVPNMPSTLTSRNSTINSVPTGGGVQQPSASLSSGRFASNNLPVALSQLSHGSSHGHSGVNSRGGISVVGNPGFNSSTNGVAGPIPGILPTSAAIGNRNAVPGLGVSPILGNAGPRITSSMGNMVGGGNIGRISSGGLSVPGLASRLNLSGNTGSGGLGVQGQNRLMSGVLPQGSPQVISMLGNSYPSAGGPLSQSHVQTVNNLNSMGMLNDVNSGDSTPFDINDFPQLTSRPSSAGSLRKQGLPIVQQNQEFSIQNEDFPALPGFKGGNSDFAMDMYQKEQLHDNTVSMMQSQHFSQMGRSAGFSLGGSYPSHRTQQQQQHAPSVSSNGVSFSSVNNQDLLHLHGTDIFPSSHSTYHSQTSGPPGIGLRPLNSPNTVSGMGSYDQLIQQYQQHQNQSQFRLQQMSAANQSFRDQGMKSMQTAQSSPDPFGALGLFSVVHISDPNLKYLAHGIDLTTLGLNLNSSENLYKTFRSPWSDEPAKGDPEFSVLQCYYVKQPPALHQGYFSKFSVETLFYIFYSMPKDEAQLYAANELYKRGWFYHKEHRLWFIRVPNMEPLVKTNTYERGSYHCFDPNTFETVRKDNFVLHYEMVEKRPSVPQH, from the exons ATGTCGAGCTTACTTAAT TCTTCTCTGAATGGGTCTGCTTCAAATCTTCCGGATGGTGCTGGGCGTTCTTTTGCTACGTCATTCTCTGGTCAGTCTGGTGTAGCCTCCCCAGTTTTTCATCACTCTG GTTCTATTCAGGGATTGCACAACATTCATGGGAACTTTAATGTACCCAATATGCCCAGTACACTCACATCAAGAAACTCAACAATAAATAGTGTTCCAACTGGGGGAGGAGTTCAGCAACCTTCGGCAAGCCTTTCTAGTGGAAGATTTGCATCAAATAATCTACCTGTTGCTCTGTCACAG CTATCTCATGGAAGCTCCCATGGACATTCAGGAGTCAACAGCAGAGGAGGTATAAGTGTTGTAGGAAATCCTGGATTTAATAGTAGCACAAATGGAGTTGCTGGTCCTATTCCTGGGATTCTTCCAACTTCTGCTGCAATTGGTAACCGAAATGCTGTTCCAGGATTGGGAGTATCCCCAATTTTGGGAAATGCAGGTCCCCGAATCACTAGTTCGATGGGAAACATGGTCGGTGGAGGGAACATTGGGAGGATAAGCTCTGGAGGATTGTCTGTTCCAGGTCTTGCTTCTCGTCTAAATTTAAGTGGAAACACTGGATCTGGTGGTTTAGGTGTGCAAGGACAAAATAGATTGATGAGTGGTGTGCTTCCACAAG GATCTCCACAGGTAATTTCAATGCTAGGAAATTCCTATCCTAGTGCTGGAGGTCCGCTTTCACAAAGTCATGTTCAAACAGTAAATAACTTGAACTCTATGGGGATGCTGAATGATGTGAATTCCGGTGACAGTACACCTTTTGACATCAATGACTTTCCTCAACTGACCAGTCGTCCTAGTTCTGCTG GTTCTTTACGAAAACAGGGTCTTCCCATTGTCCAACAAAACCAAGAGTTTAGTATTCAAAATGAAGACTTCCCAGCTTTACCAGGATTCAAAG GTGGTAATTCAGATTTTGCTATGGATATGTACCAGAAAGAACAACTTCATGATAATACTGTGTCAATGATGCAATCTCAACATTTCTCC CAGATGGGGAGGTCTGCTGGTTTCAGTTTGGGAGGATCATATCCATCACATCGTACACAACAGCAACAGCAGCATGCCCCTTCTGTCAGTAGCAATGGTGTCTCATTTTCATCTGTAAACAATCAAGATCTTCTCCATCTGCATGGAACGGATATTTTTCCATCTTCACACTCAACATATCATTCCCAG ACCAGTGGGCCTCCTGGCATTGGACTAAGGCCTCTGAATTCTCCAAATACGGTTTCTGGTATGGGTTCATATGACCAGCTTATCCAGCAGTATCAACAGCACCAGAACCAGTCCCAGTTCCGCCTTCAGCAGATGTCAGCTGCAAATCAGTCTTTTAGGGATCAGGGCATGAAGTCTATGCAAACTGCTCAATCTAGTCCAGATCCATTTGGTGCACTTGGCTTGTTCAGTGTAGTCCATATAAGTGATCCTAACCTGAAATATCTTGCTCATGGGATTGATCTTACAACACTTGGGTTGAATTTGAATTCATCAGAAAACCTTTACAAGACTTTTCGGTCCCCGTGGTCTGATGAACCAGCCAAGGGTGATCCAGAGTTCAGTGTGTTACAATGTTATTATGTTAAACAGCCTCCTGCTCTTCAT CAAGGTTATTTTTCAAAGTTTTCGGTGGAAACtttgttttacatattttaCAG CATGCCCAAAGATGAAGCACAACTATACGCGGCAAATGAACT TTACAAACGTGGTTGGTTTTATCATAAAGAGCATCGTTTATGGTTTATAAGAGTTCCCAACATGGAGCCGCTTGTCAAAACAAACACATACGAGAGAGGATCTTACCACTGTTTTGATCCAAACACATTTGAAACAGTCCGGaag GATAATTTTGTTCTTCATTATGAAATGGTGGAAAAGAGACCGTCTGTGCCTCAACATtga